The Bombus vancouverensis nearcticus chromosome 3, iyBomVanc1_principal, whole genome shotgun sequence genomic sequence tgtACAACAATTTTACCTTAACTCAAAAGAAGTAAGGCATCCAAAATATTAGTTCTTTATTCATTCTAATGTCACAAATTTCATGCGTATTTATCATTATATAGATAATATCCGGAGATGGTACGGAAGTTCACTATGAAGTACAAAGTATAGAAACTTCAGGAGAGCTGGATAGAAACAGATTAAATCTCGCCCTTAATTTAGCATCACTGATTCGATCTCCTTCTTTAACTAGCATTGACACGCTTACACCCAAGGAGGAAATAGACTCAGgttaaaataagatatttaattattttatttaatgagaaggataaaaagtatattgattATATTTCTACATTGACAGATGGAGATGAACCGATGTTAAGTGGCACAGGTGAAGTATCAAAAGATTGTTCTGCAGACGAACTAGCTAGTTGGGCAGAAGTACTAGACAGTTGGCAAGTTAATGAACAACGTCCAAAACTTCTTATAAAACTTACAAAGCAAGGTATTCCTGAAGCACTACGCGGAGAAGTATGGCAACGTTTAAGTAATTGCGATAATTCACAAGAAATGATGGATAGATACAGGACTTTAATTACTAAGGTAAATGAAAATAGTATGTGACAGAAAACGTATATAATAGTTATATTGTTTTACATCTATAGGAAAGCAGTTGCGAGAGTGTTATTTTAAGAGATATTAATAGAACATTTCCTGCCCATGACTTTTTCAAAGAAACAGGTGGTTTGGGACAAGATTCTTTGTACAGAATAAGTAAAGCGTATGCAGTGTACGATGAAGAAGTTGGATATTGCCAAGGACTTAGCTTTTTAGTTGCTAGTTTACTCCTTCACGTAAGTAATTGGCATCCAATGGTTGGCATTTGTAAGAGGCATATCTGCATTTTTGATAGTAATTTATTAGGGTGTGCAATGACAAGAGAAACATTAGGTATTTCTTATAGATGCCGGAGGAACAAGCTTTTTGTGTTCTGGTGAAGTTAATGTATGACTATGGTCTAAGAGATTTGTACAAGGATAGATTTGACAACCTTCATATGAGATTTTATCAGCTTAATAGATTAATAGAGGttcgtaatatattttaattaattacggacaattacaatatttattacttacaatTATTATTGTACTTTTAGGACCAGCTGCCAGAACTTTATAAACATTTTTGCGATCGTGGTGTAGAAACACATATGTTCGCTGCACAATGGTTTTTAACTCTTTTTACAGCCAGATTTCCACTTTATCTTGTTTTCCATATTCTGGACGTATTCCTTTTACAAGGACTTGATACATTATTCCAGGTTGCTCTCGCATTATTAATGGTAGGTAACCGTCTTTAACTCGCAACACGTTTTACagaatatatcatttataaaaatgtatgttTCTATAGTTGTGCAAAAAGGAACTACTTCAATTAGATTTTGAgagtatattaaaatattttcgggTGCATTTACCTAAACGTTGTCGAAACGAAGAAATATCGCGCTATGTCATGAAGTTAGCCTGCTCAGTTACcttaaagaaattaaagaagTATGAAGCGGAATTTATGACACTGAAaggtaatttcatattttatgttTGAATCACGCAAATACATGTATAATTTTTAGTACATCTGAAAGTAATACAAACTACAATACTCTTTTATATGCATGTATAGTCTGCATAGAGATGAAAAAAATGGTCGAGCGATCATAAATTTAACTTTGTTGTGCTGAAGCTTTACACGTTCGTCTTTGTTGCCATATTTTAGAATTGAAATGTAAATACGTATTTCGACATTTAGATACCTACTCTTTTCATTGACTTCGATGAAAGTATACATAGAATATGAATGAAAATCAAAATAATATACCTCTGTTTTATCTAGTActaatttcgaagaaaattggCAACTTATAATATGACCTAATTCcaatctagttttttttttatgaaataaatatattttacatttgcatGACATAATTTCATGCTTATATACCAAAGCATAAATTATGTCCACCTACATAGTCTTGTAAAGACACTTCAGTGAATagttgtaaaaaatatttgatatttacaaTATGATCTACGTTGTTGGAAAACATTTTATTGCATAATACGAACTTGTGGAATAAAATTCTTAATACAGTTTGGTATATCAAGAATTATGTAGTagatattcgataaaaatttaatgaaatttattgttttgaagAAATATTTCTTCTACTCATAAACAGATTCTTTTATTCCTGTTTGGTATTCCATTTAATCTTGTATAATTTTTCGAATGTATTGTCAATCTTCGTAACAAGCTAACCACAAGCTGTGTACATATGTTGATAAAATATTAGTTCAGTAACAGTTATGCACAAACATGAGATTTCAACCAGTTGACAAATCATGAAatacttttcttatttttttcttattgcCATGTATATTTCCCGTGAGACAATTTTATGTCAATTCCAAAGAGGTCCCTTCAATTTCTTTCTCAAAGACGAAATAGTAATAAGAGATTACAGTTGTAAATTTTGGACAGAATTTTTTCAGATTCGATAGACTGGCTGAAATATCACAGCTACTATGTTATAGCAATATACTCTTTGCAAGATCGATACATTTTCTGTTTTGATTGATTCTCTTATGCTTAAAGTTGATATTCTTTTGTACAAACTAACGAAGCGCAAATCAGCTGTTATAAAAAAGCATTGTCCAAAAATTATACTCatttttttattgaattatttatgttgtaatatttgtaaatttttataattttgtgtTGTTTAtaataacgatttttcgcgCTTATCCAGCCATACTGCTTTGTATACTGTCttgtatatcaatttttataaaaaaaaaattatttattttttcttgttAGAAATAAATCGTCCATTTAGAATAGCGTTTTTAATTTTGTCAACTTACCTGTGTATACCCTGTTCCTCACACTTTATGAAAAAgtttcattttttgttttaatcgCAATTGTTTTATGCaatgttttatatttgttatatgaAAGCTTATAGCTTTTATTTTACCAATTGCTCATTAGAGAATCAAATAAATTATACTTTaggtatattattattaaattgtttgcAAGTTAGTGCATCTCTAATGTAATACTAATGGAATTTTAGCAAGAATTTGTATACAAAGTTGTTAAGGCTTACAAGGCTTGATAAATTGAAATTCATTATCTAAAATGATAAATATGCTATCGCGCACAAATCATCTTATTTAGGTACAGTAATAACGAGTATGTACAGGGCATCCTaaaactattatatattaaatgctttaaatttatatttgttcgcGATTTTTTATACCTTGAACGCGTTAAATTCTATCAGAGGCATTATCTGTATATTTATGAGCTATAGCAGGCAACAAACATATTTAATAAGTTTAACAGCTGTGCCAGCAGTTTAAAATTGGCCATGGTATGTTCTGCATAGAGAATATATGTGGTGGTATCTGCTTTTTCAAGATATCGTATGTCGGCCAATTACGTTAAAGTCATTCGTTTCCAATGTTTCACTGTCGGAATCATGAGCCATACTATAAAGACATTGATAGAgagtaagattttatttgtAAGCTTCTTACATAATCACGATTACAAATACTGTAATATTTTTATCCTACTATAGaactataaatttaatataaatatttattatataaaatatcagaaACATACAAATGTACGTATATAGACTTGCTTCAAACGCTAACGTGTAAGTTTTTCTTATGGCGTAGAAGCGCAAGAGAATGCGGATGAATATAGCAATGAAGTAGAACAGTTACGGGGCACAGTAGCGAGAAATGAGGAGGAAAAACAAAGATTAGAAGCCGAATTGGTTCAAGTCAAGGAAATGCTACAACGAGAAGTAGCAAGAGCAGATGCGGAAAGTAGGCGAAGCAATATTATTATTGCTGAATACAAACAGGTACGTATATGTAAATAATCACATTTATCATATGAAACTATTGAATTTATTGTACTGTatcataaatgaaatatttattttagatttgTCAACGTTTGGAAGATGACTATAATGCTGCAAAGACAACACTTAGTGAATTGCGAGTAAGTAAAAAACATTTAATTCTCATGGAATTCTTGTACGACAATTTATAAATGATTTTACCCTTTAGACGAAGGTTTCGAAATGTGAAAAGTGTAAAAGTTGTATAATGGATTCGTCCAATATATTAGCAGATATTGCACACCCTTTAGAAAACCGAATAGATCCTATGTTGCACAGAGTGCAGGAGAGAGTACGAGAATTAGAATTGGAGTTAGCTCAAACAAAGCTAGCCCATGTTGAAGCTGAATGTAGAAACCAGGTAAATAAGCATGTTATTTACTAATTCTCGATATTATCTAGAATTACATTTGTAAGATTAATTTCCTTTGTAGGATTTAACACATCAATTGCATGCGACTGCTTCTGAACTTCAAGCAGCGAGAAACAGCTGGCCATGGCTTAGTAAGACACTGTCGAGTATAAAAGAAGCGGCGAATAAAAGAGAAGTAATAGCTCCGTCATTAATGAAAGATCTTAGACGAGATAGCGCACCCGGAGGTGAAATGCATCATTTGATACATTCCCGTAATCGCGAGACTCGTGATAATCTTAAAGAAGTTGTGTGATTCAGTAAGTATTCGAGTTAAAGTGCATAAATATAACGAGGGACGCTATTTTGAAGTAGAAAAATAAacctaattataatatattatacacatCTATTCAAACGAAGTTACTTTAACCAGGCGAAGTGTTGGAAGAATTCGTATATTACGAGAAAAGAcctatttgaaatataaattcgaATACACAATGTACGTCCATGATTACATGTAGTATTCTACTTGACCTGTTTATAATATACATTCGGTATATTTTACGTCAGGTTCCTCGCGTGCACTATTAATCGCGTGCTTTTAGCGATGTCAGCTTTATCCTGCAACTCTGATATTAATCTTGATATTACTTGTTTACATTTGTTAATCGTTTCAGTATATTGATTTTTACCTAAACTTGGTTtgtgaattattaattttatttgaaatccgGTTTTTATGTATTAATAAGGAACTTCACACGAAATTGGAAGTCCTATATTAAACAATTGATTAAGTGATAGGGCACATATGGAGATGCAAAAAAAGATTACAATAGATGTTAGCGATAAGTTCACTACGTTTTGTATGAAACTAGTCTAAGACGTGGAAAATAGAAATACTATTATAGACTTTACTGTATATAAatagctctctctctctctctatctatcgatctctctctctctctctctctctctctctctctctcaggcAACTAACAGACGTAACAGACTGCGGAAATCAGAGATTCCACATTTAGTAAATTGGATCATGTAAAGCAAATAATGT encodes the following:
- the GAPcenA gene encoding GTPase activating protein and centrosome-associated isoform X2; this translates as MEDSMSVKSMESVATSDEYEFVNDRGNGKHQQTLISELPMLKIANNGNFEDLQNNLREVLTEDSKMESNDYKIVSSAQQNQPKSKKVGQSKFYDVSSCMVASEKQDIMKPEDYIDEEINSLANVQQECTIFNGVTYLGSATINAPKSECEIQRNMNILNAEQSLNLGIKVSVSVPSSSQGSVVLYDAATQQPIAHYEVQRILFYARGESVGPCAACFAFTWSHGDTLESAIYQCHVFRCDIPEAVGQVSACFSKAFHRIPRSMTSSLTGSDFNGFNIGSEKTNSRVFIFEVTMEIKEEDGKGGFSIVPKDRNCFKLRNNVAKQVCLSIQQVSSKEGGITLEVERCFGVLVSPGRNVKHSDMRLLEMQVNAGPLVQDKQCYNICGHWDPADPALETLNIETPREGKIYMTVAVDLVIRGIREPVRFIIETLVKVFPQNERFWYFNKRNLVQQFYLNSKEIISGDGTEVHYEVQSIETSGELDRNRLNLALNLASLIRSPSLTSIDTLTPKEEIDSDGDEPMLSGTGEVSKDCSADELASWAEVLDSWQVNEQRPKLLIKLTKQGIPEALRGEVWQRLSNCDNSQEMMDRYRTLITKESSCESVILRDINRTFPAHDFFKETGGLGQDSLYRISKAYAVYDEEVGYCQGLSFLVASLLLHMPEEQAFCVLVKLMYDYGLRDLYKDRFDNLHMRFYQLNRLIEDQLPELYKHFCDRGVETHMFAAQWFLTLFTARFPLYLVFHILDVFLLQGLDTLFQVALALLMLCKKELLQLDFESILKYFRVHLPKRCRNEEISRYVMKLACSVTLKKLKKYEAEFMTLKEAQENADEYSNEVEQLRGTVARNEEEKQRLEAELVQVKEMLQREVARADAESRRSNIIIAEYKQICQRLEDDYNAAKTTLSELRTKVSKCEKCKSCIMDSSNILADIAHPLENRIDPMLHRVQERVRELELELAQTKLAHVEAECRNQDLTHQLHATASELQAARNSWPWLSKTLSSIKEAANKREVIAPSLMKDLRRDSAPGGEMHHLIHSRNRETRDNLKEVV
- the GAPcenA gene encoding GTPase activating protein and centrosome-associated isoform X1; the encoded protein is MNSNIVMEDSMSVKSMESVATSDEYEFVNDRGNGKHQQTLISELPMLKIANNGNFEDLQNNLREVLTEDSKMESNDYKIVSSAQQNQPKSKKVGQSKFYDVSSCMVASEKQDIMKPEDYIDEEINSLANVQQECTIFNGVTYLGSATINAPKSECEIQRNMNILNAEQSLNLGIKVSVSVPSSSQGSVVLYDAATQQPIAHYEVQRILFYARGESVGPCAACFAFTWSHGDTLESAIYQCHVFRCDIPEAVGQVSACFSKAFHRIPRSMTSSLTGSDFNGFNIGSEKTNSRVFIFEVTMEIKEEDGKGGFSIVPKDRNCFKLRNNVAKQVCLSIQQVSSKEGGITLEVERCFGVLVSPGRNVKHSDMRLLEMQVNAGPLVQDKQCYNICGHWDPADPALETLNIETPREGKIYMTVAVDLVIRGIREPVRFIIETLVKVFPQNERFWYFNKRNLVQQFYLNSKEIISGDGTEVHYEVQSIETSGELDRNRLNLALNLASLIRSPSLTSIDTLTPKEEIDSDGDEPMLSGTGEVSKDCSADELASWAEVLDSWQVNEQRPKLLIKLTKQGIPEALRGEVWQRLSNCDNSQEMMDRYRTLITKESSCESVILRDINRTFPAHDFFKETGGLGQDSLYRISKAYAVYDEEVGYCQGLSFLVASLLLHMPEEQAFCVLVKLMYDYGLRDLYKDRFDNLHMRFYQLNRLIEDQLPELYKHFCDRGVETHMFAAQWFLTLFTARFPLYLVFHILDVFLLQGLDTLFQVALALLMLCKKELLQLDFESILKYFRVHLPKRCRNEEISRYVMKLACSVTLKKLKKYEAEFMTLKEAQENADEYSNEVEQLRGTVARNEEEKQRLEAELVQVKEMLQREVARADAESRRSNIIIAEYKQICQRLEDDYNAAKTTLSELRTKVSKCEKCKSCIMDSSNILADIAHPLENRIDPMLHRVQERVRELELELAQTKLAHVEAECRNQDLTHQLHATASELQAARNSWPWLSKTLSSIKEAANKREVIAPSLMKDLRRDSAPGGEMHHLIHSRNRETRDNLKEVV